In the bacterium genome, CCCGCGCGATCGCCGCCGCCCGCACCTGGTCGCGCACCTGGTCGGTGATGTCGATGACCTCGGTCCGCCACCGGGTCCGCACCTCGATCTCCCGCCGTCCTCCCGCCATGCCGTCCCCCCCGCTCACATCCGCCCCCTCAGCAGCGCCCCGACCGCCCCCAGCACCTCCACCGCCCCCGCGGGGCACAGCTCCGCGCAGCAGTAGCAGTGCTGGCAGCGCGCCTCGTCGATGCGGTACCCGCCCGCGCGCTGCTCCATCGCCCCCGTGGGGCAGGCGGCCGCGCACGCGCCGCAGCGGCGGCATTCTCGCACATCCACCCGCAAACGGGAACGGCGCAGCACATTGAAGACCACCGCGTTGGCCGCCCAGGTCAGGAGCCCGGCGCGGAAGGTCGACGGCAGGGCGAAACCGGCCGCCGGCTCCGCGGGGCCGTCGACGCGGATCGCCTCGGCGGCGAGCAGCCCGAGACCGCGCGCCACGGCCGCGCGCAGGTGCTCGACCCGCTCGGGCGCCACGCCGATGATGCGCGCCGCCGTGGCGTCCAGCGCGACCGGGTCGTCGGAGGCGAGCAGCAGGCCGAGCGGGTGAGGCCTGCCATGGGTCGGCCCGTCGCCGGCCATGGCGACGATCGCGTCCATGACGGCCAGGTCGGGGCGCCGCACGGCGCAGACGTCGGCGAGCACCGCGGCGAAGCGCGCCGGCGTGCGGGCCGCCGCGTGCAGCCGCGCCTTCTCCGCGCCCGCGAGGATTCCGTACGAGTTCTTCACCGCACCGGTCAGCAGGGTCAGGCAGTGCGTCTTGAGCTTGGGCACCGTCACCAGGTAGTCGGCCTCGAGCACCGCGCGCGAG is a window encoding:
- a CDS encoding DUF362 domain-containing protein; translation: LVAALRRRGAQVAVGDNPGARAYGSSRRCFADAGLLAAAGDAFVELGATTARVRLASGTVADAVVSRAVLEADYLVTVPKLKTHCLTLLTGAVKNSYGILAGAEKARLHAAARTPARFAAVLADVCAVRRPDLAVMDAIVAMAGDGPTHGRPHPLGLLLASDDPVALDATAARIIGVAPERVEHLRAAVARGLGLLAAEAIRVDGPAEPAAGFALPSTFRAGLLTWAANAVVFNVLRRSRLRVDVRECRRCGACAAACPTGAMEQRAGGYRIDEARCQHCYCCAELCPAGAVEVLGAVGALLRGRM